The genomic region TCGGCCAAGCGCGGCGAGACGAAAATGAAGGACCTCAAACCGCCTTCGAAGTCGATGGCCAAGTCGATGAGCGAAAAAGAGCTCGAGAAAATGGCTTCCACGCCGGCCCACGGCAAACCGAAACACAAGCACGACGCCTGATCGACGCCGATACGTACCGGTGACCGCTGTCATCCAGGAGGGTTCCATGCTTCGATACGCCATCATCTTCTTCATCATCGCGATCATCGCGGCCGTGTTCGGTTTCGGCGGCATCGCAGCCGGCGCGGCGGAGATCGCGAAGATCCTGTTCTACATCTTCGTGGTGATCTTCCTGGTCACGCTGCTGCTGGGCGTCGTCCGACGATGAGCGTCACGCCCGACCGGTCGCAGCGCATCGCGGAACTCGAGCATGCGCTCGCGAACGGTTTCCCGTCGGAATCGACCGTCGTCGTGCATGCGGACGACGCGTCCGGGCGGCTGACCATCCAGGTGTCGTGGGTGCGCGTGCCGGCCGACGCAAGCGCGCGCGACTGGCGTTGCGCGGTCGACCTGCGGTTCGACCCGGACGTGATCACCCGCTATGCGTCGCTCGACGCGGCCGAACGGCTGCGCGTGCGCACCCGTCTGTGCGACCACGCGCGGCGCGCGGTGGACGCACGCAAGCCGCGCGTCGACGATG from Burkholderia sp. HI2500 harbors:
- a CDS encoding DUF3008 family protein, with protein sequence MPAKSQAQQRAAGAALSAKRGETKMKDLKPPSKSMAKSMSEKELEKMASTPAHGKPKHKHDA
- a CDS encoding DUF1328 family protein, whose translation is MLRYAIIFFIIAIIAAVFGFGGIAAGAAEIAKILFYIFVVIFLVTLLLGVVRR
- a CDS encoding DUF3022 domain-containing protein: MSVTPDRSQRIAELEHALANGFPSESTVVVHADDASGRLTIQVSWVRVPADASARDWRCAVDLRFDPDVITRYASLDAAERLRVRTRLCDHARRAVDARKPRVDDAAIECNVALDVTRAELDAALRAP